atagaaaaaataaactaaCCCAGTTATatatagggctggattcgagccgagccagctcaagctcgagctcggctcggctcggctcggttagagcccgaaacgagccaggctctgctcggctcgatcgagctcgagctggcttgggttggctcggtaatttttttattttattttttatacaaaacgacgtcgttttgatccatatatatatacaaaacggtgccgttttgatatgaaaaacgagccgaaccgagccataaacgagccgaaccgaaaacgagccgaactcgagccgagccgagttcagctcgagtcgagctcgagccgaactcgagcagGCTataaaaaaaccgagccgagcccgagctgggctcagctcgaatccagccctagttatatatgtaattatccTCAAAGCCGTCCATCAGTTTAGCGAAAAAACAGGAGATTTTCCCTCTCATAgaagtttttcaatttcaagGTTGCATAAGGACTAGACTAACttataaaataccaaatatCTGAATACCTTAGTTAAATGTTTTAACCATATTAAATAAACTCATAAGTTTTGATCCATTCTatagataaaaatgataaacttaatataattttcatccAAACCACTATTTCTTCCATCAAATCATTCATTTCATGATTGCAACCCAACCCTAACCCAAAGAGTAACAATCTAGCAAAAAGAGGACAGCTAAACAAAACCCTCCATTGACATTTCTACCATTTAGAATATCTACAAATAAATGATTGGCTgccaaaaacaaataaatcaagaaagatcagagtattttttattgatgtagTCCTTGGTCTTCTATTTTAGCACATCTCTCACTGATCTCATGATTAAACTTATTGAAGTGCCTCAATCTACAAGCCAaacctttcttctcttctcattCATATCTCAACAACTTAATTTCCATGTATTTATGACGACAATACAACTTTGTAACATACTATGTGAAAGCATGTTTGCTCAGTTCTATGGATATGTGCATGTACATCAACTTCTCCAACCCCCTACCCCAGCCAATCAAACCTTAACTCACCTACACAGACCAAGTGTCATCTACAtgataaaattaacagtttaTAAATAGAGAACTCCCCATAAGGAAAAGATATCTAACCTTAACAGGTTGCCCAGACTCAGATCCCACTCGATTCAGATTGTTCTGTTCATAAAGTATCCAGGGCCTACTGCCACTAGATCTCTTTAGTATGGCATCATCAACTGTGCCAGAAACAGTGTTTGTCTGCTCTGAATTTTTGAATGTATCATGTGATTCCTCACAATTTTTTACCTTCTTCAGTAGGAAGGATGTACGAGACGTGAAACCTGGTGGAACTGTAAGTGTGTCCAAATCTTCATTTTTGGAACGTTTTTTTACACGTTTTGTCACCATTAGCAAtctgaaaagaagattgacatTATTACTATAGATAGAAAATTATAGTATATGAACACATTAAAAAATAGAGTAGATTCCAAGTGTCAATCTCACTTTGGCAATTGCTTAACAGTTCACACTTCACACCGACCTAAAGCCGTAAGCATCTGCAACAAGTGAACAACAGAAGATAATGCATGAaaaaaagcttataaagatTAGGGATGCCAACCCAAATGGGTTAAGTTAACAGGACTTCTGTTCTCAGCTCTGAAACTTACCTACGCACagtttagaaatatatatataaattgaatgttTCTTCTGCCTGTCTGCTGTTTCTTCACTCAGCGGTTTCTAAACAAGGATGCATATCAACATCTGACGTGGTTTTCTATTTTGCATATTTCTTTAAGTTCTGTTCGCAGAGCTTAAAATATACAATGAGACAGCTATATTGATCTCCAGCTAACAATTAGAAACCAGGGCTTTTCTGCAAGAAGCAAACCACATTAACGGGTAATGGCACCCAAATGGCTGATGTAACGGAAAGAAATGAAACTTGGAAGCATTTAACCACtactcaaaatgaatattcctcTAGGCATATTCTTTGGCGAATGGACACTTCTTATATATCGCATTGCAAATCGAATTAGTACAAAGTTCCTTATCAAATTTTGCAACATAACAGTGACATCATTACAACTAAAATTCCGTGTTTCagcataaaggaaaaaaaaaagattaacatcttctcttcataaaaaaaaagaaaaaaattagtaaaaccCAGAACAAAGGCTCAAACggcaaaaatagaaaaaaaaccatgaaattcaaattcaaattaaaaaaaaaaaacagagactCTATAACACTAATCATAGACTACACAAAGATAGTGTATAAGAATCCAAAATGTACATAAAATTCACTTACCAAAGATAAAAGATCGACGAAATACTTGAGCCAATACTTGTTGCGTAGTATACAGAATTTGTCAAGCCACAGATTGATTGGACGGTATTTGAGTCGGAGGCCGGGAGTCGGGAATCGGGAGTCTCAGTTCCAGGCGGGCCTCAGTTTGAATTTACGATTAAACCCTTCGCGCGTAATGCCTATTGCCTAAAATGTACTGGCTTGTCTAAAGGTTGAGAGAATTCGAATACTTCACAGTTCTCACTGGTTGATCCATCTTCCTTCCAGGGTTCTTAATTGGATCggatataatatatcataaattagggtatttaattaattaaattactcagTCTAGaagattataatattttaacctACTGTAATACTTGTTTCTAAACTGTTACCCTTTGAAGAAAATATAACTgcgaaaataaaatacaaactGTAAAATCTTGTTCATACGTCTCATTCATTGACCATGCCCTTTCATAATCATCGCTCAtcttttttttcacaaaacaTAGAAAAACGAAGAATGACAAAATGTAAAAAAAGATTTACGCACATTgttttctctatttatttttctttttttcttagcGCAACTATGATGACGTAATATGTAATCTCtcttaacaaaaattaaaaattgtaaaggaatttataaaacattttctaaaaACTTTACTTGTTATATTGAGTAAACTAGATTGAAGTAGAGATTTGATGTCATGATTACGTGAGTGACATAAACTCTCGTAATTTCTTGTGTCATGCACATAAAACATGAGTGAACTATCATAACACTCTATCATGATCGTGTGTGTGAAGGATTTTATAAGTATTCTCTCACAATAGCTCTTGTGAAAACATATCACATactcataaaaaaaacatatatttttcgGTGTTCATAAAATTGTTAACTCTTGAGATTAGGGCCCACAAATATGACtacataacaataaaactaggtgtataaataatatatataactttatgcacaaataataacatattatcatgtgatcgagtattattttatctttaatttaaattactcaatcatatggtgacatttattatttgtatataaaattatacacataacattattcaacTACATAAACAAGTCTCTCATAAAACTTAAATGCATTGAATGCTCTAGACAACATGTTAAATGCATACAACCACCTCATCTCATGCATAAAACTGGATATGCTTTCATATATcagtaaacaaaaataaattgattgaagCAAATTTCTACAATGTAATTTCTAATAAAATCCAATAATTCTATACATAAGGTTGTAAAACACTGTAATTGAATTGTTGAGATTTTAGATAAACATGACTGTGCAATCTGAAGAAGAGATTGATTTGATGCAGCAACCCTTTCAATCAACTATCGATTTATGAACTGATCTTCTTGTCCGATAACCCACATAACAAAATTGCGATGACTATAAATGGTCACATGATTGCTTTTATATGCTTTCGAAATGGGACTTAactcttttataataaattaattagccCTCCCATTAAAGGCCCAAAAATTTACGACAACCCacactttttatttaaattagaaagtCTAATATGAAGTGTAATTTTGGAGTATATATTTAcctgattttattttaataaaataaaaatataatcaacatGTGCTCACATAAAAAGTTCAATACCATCATGTGTTCATGTTCAAGCTCAAAACAATATTCTCATTACTTAAGATgtaatacaattaaatatttatctcataatttgaatttaacatttttcgttacttaaattcatattttttatataagattttaagtAAGAGCTTCCGAGATATTAAAAATGGCAGCTAAGGTTTGGAGATTTTTGGGTACTTGTTGAAAGGCTAaagataagggtaaaaatgtacattaaattaatttcatttattcctaaaaagtgaaaatatagtcattttaattaataattctttcttatattattttcctaGTAACTATATGAACAAACTCAATAATCTATTCCCATATGATATTCTTTCTTATATACCTAAgactaatattatatacataatttttatatataattttgtgtataaataatgatatgttatcgtataattgaataattaaaaattaaagattaaacaatatataatcatataatgaaatatcgttatttatatatataatattattatatatttaattcatgCAAATCTAATATTTCCTTGATGGGTATTCTAAAGGTACCAATTATTGCTCCCATAAAAGTAGTAGGAGAGAAATAAAAAGGTGATAATAACAACATAGAACAGAATAAGATTCATGATTTATACATACTTTGACTGTTTTTCTacttataggtaaaatgatataaaccctaaatatatacacaaccaCGTGCAATCTTCTAATCAACATCCCATATCATCAAACATCACTTCTGTCTTTCAAAATACTAAACAACTTAATTGAATAGACCACCATCgataaattagtaatattttctGGTGTAAGGTTGGATGCTCTTGTTCATAGGAGAACCATATTATTATCCATATCAAATCTCATATCCTCCAGGTTTGAAGTCACCCCATGATCTCCCAAGCTGTTTCCTTGCAGCTCCATGTCCCATATGAACCCATACTCATCATCATTATGTCCACCTTTGGACCCGATTTCAGAGATGTGACCGGTGTTCTTCTCTTGCGAAAATTGCAGAAGATTTAGCATAGAATTAGTTTGACAGTGGCTTTGATAGAAAGGAGTTGGCTGATATCCATAAGGCATATTGGTTCTGTCAGTTGCAGGAGATACAGCTGAATTTAAACAGGGAGCATTTGCTGTGGTATCGAAAATAAATTCTGGGCTGAGTTTGTTGCTATTCTCCCCCCTGCTCTTGTGAAAAACTCTACACAGCACCCAGTCCTCCTGTGCTCAAAGAATTTAACGTACAAAAATAATCAGCACACAAGAAGACACAAGTGAACAAGCACAAAAAGGAGTTTTATCATTACACTTAGGTGGAGGAAATTAACTGGACAGCAGCCAGGCCTGGGGCCAGCCACTCACTTTCCTTCCAATTAATTTGCCTTTTGGATGATTAATTCAGATTTTTTCAGGTGGCAACACATGGCAAGTGGATTTGCACTGCAGATGATGGTAATCCATGTCTAGCAACATCATCACTATCTCTGTCTCTAAGGTTTCTATAGAATAATCATGATAATAGTTAAAAAAGTAAACCGACCTTAGGGGGCATATGTGGGGTCTCCAACCGAAATTCATGCATAATCCATCCCGTTTTGATTCCATGGGGTGCTCGGTTTTTGTAGAATACCAACGTCTTCCTCATTCCTACCAGCTCACGTGTCGCCGGATCAAACACTGTTCGATCTTTTCCGGTGGCTTTCCAGTATCCAGAGGTCGTCGCACGATTTGTTCGAAACCCAGTTGCATATTTTCGGTCCCGGAAGCTAAAGAAGTACCACTCAGTTGCATTCAGCTTTGCCACCtctaaagtgataaaaaaataaataatattatttccaTTAAAACAGTATATGCATAATGATAGCAGCAAGTTAAAATTTGGTATGGTTATGTAACTTTGCTTTCACTCTACTTGAGAAGATCAAACTAAGATTTGCTATGTCATCTTATGAGTTATGTTGAAGAAAACTGAGTTAAAATGATTTGGGTACTAAAAATAATCAAAGGGAAGTTTAACTTTTCAGTGGGCGCCCAGGTTTAATCAGATGCATGCTCTTCAGTAAAAAGGGTACCGCTTTGAATTTACTCATGGGGAGGTAGTGAGGAATGACGCCATGACTTAATAGTGTGAGAAAGCTTCTACCCCTTGTGATTTTGATTAGTTGCCACAGTTGTACAATTATGTCTGGGCAGTCACTGATGAATATGATGAGCATAGAATTGACAGACAGGAAAGAGATGCTCCAGGTAATTATAAGTGCTTTTACAAAGAAGAAGTGGCCCAATTACTTGAACCACAAGACAAATTCTCCTTCAGTTCATAGAAAGACTTGCGTTTACAAGAATCATCTATAATTTACTATTAGGCGCGTTCAAACGCCACGTCTTCTCACCATTATCACCTAAATATCCAATAATGTTTAAAActctgaaaaataaataaataagaaaggtACTTTCGAATTGAAAATCTCTAATAACTTTAGTAAAGCAATTACCATGTGCTTGCTCGTAAAAACTTTTCCCATCGTGATATAGTGACCCATGTTTACTTGAACAGCAAGCTATGTTCGGTGATGATTCCTATCACCGTTTACAGAGCGAGCTATATTTCAATAGGCTTGAAAGACTATgtcatttaagtttaatttatatataaaatctaatagTCATAAATGGATTCACACCTACACTGCTTGGATCTTTTTACTGGTGATGGCAACCCACATAAAGTTCTTCTAAACGGGGCTATTAACCTTAGCTagtttaattatagaaaaacaAGCTTCCTTGTGGGTTTGACTGTGTTTCTGGGTATAAGATATAAGAGAGGGGAGAGatataatatattgaaagaAAAGGGAATTACCTATGAATGAATATGTTGGGCACCGTAATCCGGAATTACAGTAAAAGTAAATAAGAAGGATAAACATTATCAACAACATTATCAACTACgttgataatatatatgaatatgatgTTATACTATTGTCAGAGGTCATCAAAGACATTATTCCTTATCCCTTTTTTCCTGGCTATTTGGTTTCTATGGCTAGTCATTTACCATTGAACCAAAAGCTGCGAATATTCCCATCATATTTGAAGGGAGCAAAGGGATAATAACTTTGAGGGGTGTCTGTCTTGGTATATTAGGCCTGAATATTGGTTAGAAACtgaaaacttaaaatctaaTCGCATTTGggcattctctctctctctctctctgtctctctcctTCTCTCTGTACAAATATATTAGGAAAAGGGGATGACAGAACTGTTCTATCTAAACTAAACATTCTTGTGGAAGGGTGTCACTGAAGCAAGTTTGGCACTAACATCAATTCAGATGAGTGAATGAATGACATGTCGTACTGAAAGAATCAATCCTCTTTCTATATCTCATTCTCTCTCAAATGGGAAACATGCATGTTTGTAAGTACAAGTTAGCCATCTAGATCCATCATCCACAACCATGTCTGTTTGCCTAATATTCCATCAGGTAATGTCCTCCGTATGCTTTAAAATAGATACTAAACCACCGaaaaaacatattcaaaattgattaacttttcaaaatccGTGACCCagaaagataaaaagaagaatattcataaattatcaCACGCAGAGAATAATcaagttaattaataagaaaaacttACCCGGGAGCTGCCATGGCTCACACGTATGCAAGTCAATCTCCACCAAAGTTCCCTTCAGAACATCCTCATTTGCAATCTTTTTGTAGAGATAATGGCAAACCAGCTCCTCATCACTAGGATAAAACCTGAACCCAGGAGGCAGTGTAGCTCCAATGTCTCTCAGACCCATGTTCATAAACTGTTCGGAAGTTGCAGGAcaagacaagaaagaaaactaaaaattattggTTTCGAGAGGAGAGAAGTAACACAGATGATCTAAAAAGAAGATAAGGAATATGAGACTTGAAATATAACATGGAAGAagagtgtgtgtatatatatatatataaaggataGGATGACGAGTGCCTTTGCGCGTTAGAATTTCTTATAATATAGTAGCAAAGGCCATGCTTGTGTAACCTGTTAGTTATAGTAGGAAGCTTcaagaaaaaccaaaattacaAGAAATCTGTCTGCCGCAATAACAAATGGACAAACATCCAAACCAATTTATTAGCAGAGAAACCCTCCAAAACACgcctttttaatttatttcttatatcgATACTCATTAATTATGAACTAATTTTCAAAGACACATATTATTCCTGAAGCTTACTGATCAAGGTAaccatataattcaattatatattccCACTTTTCACGTGCCAACTtaattaattcatcatcaaatcaattaatcataTTGATATGTTTACTTCCCACGTATAAACTTTCTTGTGGATACTTTCATTAAATTACTTCAGAGTTCAGacgaattaaatttttttttcttatagaaAGGCTTACTTATTTTACATGTTGATTAATACTAtgaaatttcatctttttaggGATCTTCCTTAACCTGTGTGacactgaaaataaatatttttttttaagctaaactgattaaatattattcagaTTAGACAAACACAAAATCAGAAAATCTTTGTAAGGATTCCTTGTCTCTCGCTGCATCCCAtccccattaaaaaaaaaaaaaaaagcccctTCGTTTgaataatatagataattatCAACCTAACACAGAacgaacaaaaacaaaaattgataatattgcTGACAGCatttataatgatttatatattacaaGTGAAATACAGATatacatgatacaaaaaaataatgaagaaccGAGTGAGGCTGTATCATATGTCCTATCAGTTTGAT
This sequence is a window from Mangifera indica cultivar Alphonso chromosome 5, CATAS_Mindica_2.1, whole genome shotgun sequence. Protein-coding genes within it:
- the LOC123215961 gene encoding protein CUP-SHAPED COTYLEDON 3-like; the protein is MNMGLRDIGATLPPGFRFYPSDEELVCHYLYKKIANEDVLKGTLVEIDLHTCEPWQLPEVAKLNATEWYFFSFRDRKYATGFRTNRATTSGYWKATGKDRTVFDPATRELVGMRKTLVFYKNRAPHGIKTGWIMHEFRLETPHMPPKEDWVLCRVFHKSRGENSNKLSPEFIFDTTANAPCLNSAVSPATDRTNMPYGYQPTPFYQSHCQTNSMLNLLQFSQEKNTGHISEIGSKGGHNDDEYGFIWDMELQGNSLGDHGVTSNLEDMRFDMDNNMVLL